Proteins co-encoded in one Callospermophilus lateralis isolate mCalLat2 chromosome 2, mCalLat2.hap1, whole genome shotgun sequence genomic window:
- the LOC143390501 gene encoding olfactory receptor 9G4-like: protein MQAFPIVDMEIGNRTVLNEFILLGISADPQWQLILFVIFLVIYLLTLSGNMTLVFLIKIDAQLHTPMYYLIGSLSFLDFWYTSVYTPKILAICVSEDKRISLAGCGAQFFFSATVAYTECYLLAAMSYDRHAAICNPLLYSGTMSASVCIGLVAGSYIGGFLNAIAHTANTFRLSFCGNNVIDHFLCDVLPLVNSCTDTRIYVIILSSMVGFTVLSCLLAILISYFNILLAILRIRSASGRRKAFSTCASHLVSVMLFYGSLLFVYSRPSSSYSLERDKVAALFYTIINPLLNPLIYSIRNKDVKEAFRKAILSIGPQA, encoded by the coding sequence ATGCAGGCTTTCCCCATTGTGGACATGGAAATAGGAAATCGCACCGTCCTGAATGAATTCATCTTGTTGGGCATCTCAGCAGATCCCCAGTGGCAGCTGATTCTGTTTGTAATATTTCTGGTGATCTATTTGCTTACCTTGTCAGGGAACATGACCCTGGTTTTCTTAATCAAGATTGATGCCCAGCTGCATACACCTATGTACTATTTGATTggtagtctgtcttttttggattTCTGGTACACCTCTGTATATACCCCTAAAATTTTGGCAATCTGTGTCTCAGAAGACAAGCGCATTTCCTTGGCTGGATGTGGGGCTCAGTTTTTCTTTTCCGCTACCGTGGCCTACACTGAGTGCTATCTCCTGGCAGCCATGTCATATGACCGCCATGCAGCAATTTGTAACCCACTGCTTTATTCAGGCACCATGTCTGCTTCTGTTTGCATTGGGCTTGTTGCTGGATCCTACATAGGAGGCTTTCTGAATGCCATAGCCCACACTGCCAACACCTTCCGCCTGAGTTTCTGTGGTAACAATGTCATCGACCACTTTTTATGTGATGTTCTTCCATTGGTAAATTCCTGCACAGACACTCGGATCTATGTCATAATCCTTTCCAGTATGGTTGGCTTCACTGTCCTCTCCTGCCTTCTGGCCATCCTCATCTCCTACTTCAACATCCTCCTGGCCATCCTGAGGATCCGTTCAGCCTCAGGAAGGCGCAAGGCATTCTCCACCTGCGCTTCCCACCTGGTCTCTGTCATGCTCTTCTATGGATCCTTGCTCTTTGTATACTCAAGGCCCAGTTCCAGCTACTCCCTGGAGAGAGACAAAGTGGCTGCCCTCTTCTACACCATCATCAACCCATTGCTAAACCCTCTCATCTATAGCATCAGAAACAAAGATGTCAAAGAGGCCTTCAGGAAAGCAATACTTTCCATAGGACCACAAGCTTGA
- the LOC143390500 gene encoding olfactory receptor 9G4-like — protein sequence MEIENHTVLTEFILLGISADPRWQLILFVIFLMLYLLTMAGNMTLIILIKIDARLHTPMYYFIGSLSFLDFWYTSVYTPKILAICISEDKRISLAGCGAQFFFSCLAAYTECYLLAAMSYDRHAAICNPLLYSGTMSASVCIGLVAGSHIGGFLNAIAHTANTFRLSFCGNNVIDHFLCDVLPLVKMSCTDTRVYVIILSSMVGFTVLSCLLAILVSYFNILLAILRIRSASGRRKAFSTCASHLVSVMLFYGSLLFVYSRPSSSYSLERDKVAALFYTIINPLLNPLIYSIRNKDVKEAFRKAILSIGPQA from the coding sequence atggaaatagaaaatcacACGGTCCTGACTGAATTCATCTTGTTGGGCATCTCAGCAGATCCCCGGTGGCAGCTAATTCTGTTTGTGATATTTCTGATGCTCTACTTGCTAACCATGGCAGGGAATATGACACTGATAATCTTAATCAAGATTGATGCCCGGCTGCATACACCTATGTACTATTTCATTggcagtctgtcttttttggattTCTGGTACACCTCTGTATATACCCCTAAAATCTTGGCAATCTGTATCTCCGAAGACAAGCGCATTTCCTTGGCTGGATGTGGGGCTCAGTTTTTCTTCTCCTGCTTGGCAGCCTACACTGAGTGCTATCTCCTGGCAGCCATGTCATATGACCGCCATGCAGCAATTTGTAACCCACTGCTTTATTCAGGCACCATGTCTGCTTCTGTTTGCATTGGGCTTGTTGCTGGTTCCCACATAGGAGGCTTTCTGAATGCCATAGCCCACACTGCCAACACCTTCCGCCTGAGTTTCTGTGGTAACAATGTCATCGACCACTTTTTATGTGATGTTCTTCCATTGGTAAAAATGTCCTGCACAGACACTCGGGTCTATGTCATAATCCTTTCCAGTATGGTTGGCTTCACTGTCCTCTCCTGCCTTCTGGCCATCCTCGTCTCCTACTTCAACATCCTCCTGGCCATCCTGAGGATCCGTTCAGCCTCAGGAAGGCGCAAGGCATTCTCCACCTGCGCTTCCCACCTGGTCTCTGTCATGCTCTTCTATGGATCCTTGCTCTTTGTATACTCGAGGCCCAGTTCCAGCTACTCCCTGGAGAGAGACAAAGTGGCTGCCCTCTTCTACACCATCATCAACCCATTGCTCAACCCTCTCATCTATAGCATCAGAAACAAAGATGTCAAAGAGGCCTTCAGGAAAGCAATACTTTCCATAGGACCACAAGCTTGA